The following proteins are encoded in a genomic region of Lachnospiraceae bacterium KM106-2:
- a CDS encoding NAD(FAD)-utilizing dehydrogenase — translation MNKYDVLIIGAGPAGIFTALEMIKKGSKKKIAIVEKGKPVQKRNCPKQKTQKCVNCKPYCHITTGFSGAGAFSDGKLSLSHEVGGDLPELIGEDFAQRMITYTDSIYLEFGADKEVEGVGQDDKVKEIRRRAIVAGLKLVDCPIRHLGTEKAQQIYYDIQEYLLANGVDILFSHSCDNLIMEGEKCVGAYVTDVMNDEKNELYAQNVIVAVGRRGAHWFEQLCVEHSIAHQPGTVDIGVRVEVRNEVMEAVNDVLYESKLIGYPAPFKNKVRTFCQNPGGFVSQENYDNDLAVVNGHSYKELKSSNTNLAILCSHNFTEPFNQPIEYAQKVGELTNMLGNGQILVQRYGDILDGKRTWQKELNRSNLKPTLPDAVAGDITAAMPYRAMTNIINFIQAVDEVVPGFASTETLLYSPELKFYSNKVKMDDTFKTSIDGLYCLGDSSGWTRGLMMASVMGVLMGRQLV, via the coding sequence ATGAATAAATATGACGTATTAATTATTGGTGCAGGTCCGGCAGGGATCTTCACAGCCTTAGAGATGATCAAAAAAGGAAGCAAGAAAAAGATTGCAATCGTTGAGAAAGGCAAGCCAGTTCAAAAAAGAAACTGTCCGAAACAAAAGACTCAAAAATGTGTGAATTGTAAACCATATTGCCATATTACAACAGGATTTTCAGGAGCAGGTGCGTTCAGTGATGGTAAATTATCGTTAAGTCATGAAGTAGGCGGTGATCTTCCAGAATTGATCGGAGAAGATTTTGCACAACGTATGATCACTTATACAGACAGCATTTATCTTGAGTTTGGTGCAGATAAAGAAGTAGAAGGTGTTGGCCAGGATGATAAGGTAAAAGAGATCAGAAGAAGAGCTATTGTAGCCGGCCTTAAATTAGTGGATTGTCCAATTCGCCATCTAGGAACAGAAAAGGCACAACAGATCTATTATGATATTCAAGAATATTTATTAGCAAATGGAGTAGATATTTTATTTTCACATAGCTGTGATAATTTGATCATGGAAGGTGAAAAATGTGTTGGTGCTTATGTAACGGATGTCATGAATGATGAAAAGAATGAACTTTATGCTCAGAATGTGATCGTAGCCGTAGGCCGCAGGGGCGCACATTGGTTTGAACAGTTATGTGTAGAACATAGTATCGCACATCAGCCGGGAACGGTAGATATCGGAGTTCGTGTAGAAGTTCGTAACGAAGTAATGGAAGCAGTTAATGATGTCTTATATGAATCAAAATTAATCGGATATCCAGCACCATTTAAAAATAAGGTACGTACCTTCTGCCAGAATCCAGGCGGCTTCGTAAGTCAGGAGAATTATGATAATGACCTTGCAGTTGTAAATGGTCATTCCTATAAAGAGTTAAAATCAAGTAATACCAACCTTGCAATTTTATGTTCTCATAATTTTACGGAACCTTTTAATCAGCCAATTGAGTATGCACAGAAGGTCGGAGAGTTAACGAATATGCTTGGCAATGGTCAGATCTTAGTTCAGCGTTATGGTGATATTCTAGATGGTAAACGTACTTGGCAGAAGGAACTTAATCGTTCCAATTTAAAACCTACACTACCAGATGCGGTGGCAGGTGATATTACTGCAGCGATGCCATATCGTGCAATGACAAATATCATCAACTTTATTCAGGCAGTTGATGAAGTAGTACCTGGTTTTGCCAGCACAGAGACATTATTGTATTCACCAGAACTTAAGTTTTATAGCAATAAAGTGAAAATGGATGATACCTTTAAGACTAGCATTGATGGTTTATATTGTCTGGGTGATTCCAGCGGTTGGACAAGAGGTCTTATGATGGCATCTGTTATGGGTGTATTAATGGGAAGACAATTAGTATAG
- a CDS encoding bacterial surface protein produces the protein MKKLQGKKIAVLFTILFALSTFLFTGNTADAATIKLSKSNVRFVEGKTTTLKIRGTSKKVSWSSTNNKIVKVNSKGKLTAVKVGSATIRAKVSGVTRTCKVTVVPKFNSNSYKNSLKSSLVGRYIDVMINDNNQSFKLAASDITSYKITKSTMNSNLTQVKVYVTLVTDRTVAKVKTNATCTYTIKSNKWKLTSVTMNSKLNSINLRGSWVGKYKASQGDTGLRLDIDNVTSDGYATATFNFYALPTTPMIPDGSFAVKGGYDLSTGKVVFAEVDWIVQPEGYSMIGLNGYVNVANRSISGRTDHWNYYTFEVFLANR, from the coding sequence ATGAAAAAATTACAAGGGAAAAAAATAGCAGTATTATTTACCATTTTATTTGCATTGAGCACATTCTTATTTACTGGTAATACTGCTGATGCTGCAACAATTAAACTAAGTAAAAGCAATGTTCGATTCGTAGAAGGAAAAACAACTACTTTAAAGATCCGTGGAACTTCCAAAAAAGTATCCTGGTCATCTACAAATAACAAGATTGTAAAAGTGAATTCAAAAGGGAAACTCACTGCTGTAAAAGTTGGAAGTGCAACGATTCGTGCCAAAGTTTCTGGTGTAACAAGAACTTGCAAAGTTACTGTAGTACCAAAATTCAATTCAAATAGCTACAAAAATTCACTAAAATCTTCTTTAGTAGGGCGATACATAGACGTCATGATCAATGACAATAATCAGTCCTTCAAATTAGCCGCTTCTGACATTACTTCATATAAGATTACAAAATCTACTATGAATTCTAATCTTACTCAAGTGAAAGTATATGTTACTCTTGTAACAGATCGAACTGTCGCAAAAGTGAAAACGAATGCTACTTGTACGTACACAATAAAATCAAACAAATGGAAACTCACATCAGTCACTATGAATTCTAAGCTTAACAGCATTAATCTTCGTGGTTCTTGGGTTGGTAAATATAAAGCGTCACAAGGTGATACAGGGTTAAGACTGGACATTGATAATGTTACAAGTGATGGATATGCGACTGCAACGTTCAACTTTTATGCATTACCAACAACTCCAATGATCCCAGACGGAAGCTTCGCTGTAAAAGGTGGCTACGATCTATCTACTGGTAAAGTAGTCTTCGCTGAAGTAGACTGGATCGTTCAACCTGAAGGATACAGCATGATTGGATTAAATGGTTATGTCAATGTAGCAAACCGCTCTATTAGTGGAAGAACAGATCACTGGAACTACTATACTTTCGAAGTGTTCTTAGCGAATCGATAA